The Pseudomonas azotoformans genome has a segment encoding these proteins:
- a CDS encoding LpxL/LpxP family acyltransferase produces MSDSGKHWADREERGSYWLMKLTAFAAKVLGRRLLSPVLYGIVLYFFLFGRTARRSAWQYQQRLADWSGRDELRPSHWKVFGQFMAFADSLLDKLDVWNGKLRLEQIEINDPAQLRGQLRGERGQMLVGAHLGNLEVCRALAEIGEQVTMNVLVHTKHAEQFNRLLGEAGATHLRLIQVSELDPATMLLLSQRLDDGEWLAIAGDRVPLHGGRTVRVDFLGHDAAFPQGPWLLAGLLKCPVNLLMCLKHKGRYRLSIEPFAELIEWKRNTREQVIALWTARYAARLGQFCLEAPQQWFNFYPFWKTDDDAS; encoded by the coding sequence ATGAGCGACAGCGGCAAACACTGGGCCGACCGCGAGGAACGCGGCAGCTATTGGCTGATGAAACTCACCGCCTTCGCCGCCAAGGTCCTTGGCCGCCGCCTGTTGAGCCCGGTGCTGTACGGCATCGTGTTGTACTTCTTCCTGTTCGGTCGCACCGCGCGCCGCAGCGCCTGGCAGTACCAGCAGCGCCTGGCCGACTGGAGCGGGCGCGATGAACTGCGCCCCAGCCACTGGAAAGTCTTCGGCCAGTTCATGGCGTTTGCCGACTCGCTGCTCGACAAACTCGACGTGTGGAACGGTAAGCTGCGCCTGGAGCAGATCGAGATCAACGACCCGGCGCAATTGCGCGGGCAACTGCGCGGCGAGCGCGGGCAGATGCTGGTGGGCGCGCACCTGGGCAACCTCGAAGTGTGTCGCGCCCTCGCCGAAATAGGCGAGCAGGTCACCATGAACGTGCTGGTGCACACCAAGCACGCCGAGCAATTCAACCGCCTGCTGGGCGAAGCCGGGGCGACCCATTTGCGCCTGATCCAGGTCAGCGAGTTGGACCCGGCCACCATGCTGCTGCTCAGCCAGCGCCTGGACGACGGCGAATGGCTGGCAATCGCCGGCGACCGCGTGCCTCTGCACGGCGGGCGCACGGTGCGCGTGGATTTCCTCGGCCACGACGCCGCCTTCCCCCAGGGCCCGTGGCTGCTGGCCGGCCTGCTCAAATGCCCGGTAAACCTGCTGATGTGCCTCAAGCACAAAGGCCGCTACCGCCTGAGCATTGAGCCTTTCGCTGAATTGATTGAATGGAAACGCAACACCCGCGAGCAGGTCATAGCCCTGTGGACCGCGCGCTACGCCGCACGCCTAGGCCAGTTCTGCCTGGAAGCGCCCCAACAATGGTTCAACTTTTACCCTTTCTGGAAGACCGATGACGACGCATCTTGA
- a CDS encoding glycosyltransferase family 2 protein encodes MHNPCALIPVYNHEAAVPAVVRSLLNSGLPCLLVDDGSSPACAAVLAQLATLENVTLLTLPTNQGKGGAVMAGFREAARLGFSHALQVDADGQHDLREVETFLDTSRRHPDAIICGYPEYDDSVPKGRLYARYLTHVWVWINTLSLQIRDSMCGFRVYPLAPVLALMDSAYIGTRMDFDSDILVRLAWRNQPMRWLPTQVHYPADGLSHFRLFRDNVRISAMHTRLFFGMLVRAPMILWRRWQA; translated from the coding sequence ATGCATAACCCCTGCGCCCTGATCCCGGTCTACAACCACGAAGCCGCCGTGCCCGCCGTGGTCCGGAGTCTGTTGAACAGTGGCCTGCCCTGCCTGCTGGTGGACGATGGCAGCAGCCCGGCCTGCGCCGCCGTGCTGGCGCAACTGGCCACCTTGGAAAACGTCACCCTGCTGACCCTGCCCACCAACCAGGGCAAAGGCGGCGCCGTCATGGCCGGTTTCCGCGAGGCCGCACGCCTGGGCTTCAGCCACGCCCTGCAAGTCGACGCCGACGGCCAGCACGATCTGCGCGAAGTCGAGACCTTCCTCGACACCTCGCGCCGACACCCGGACGCGATCATCTGCGGCTACCCCGAATACGACGACAGCGTGCCCAAAGGCCGCCTGTACGCGCGCTACCTGACACACGTGTGGGTGTGGATCAACACCTTGTCGCTGCAGATCCGCGACTCGATGTGCGGCTTTCGCGTGTACCCGCTGGCGCCGGTGCTGGCGCTGATGGACTCGGCCTACATCGGAACACGCATGGATTTCGACTCCGACATCCTGGTGCGCCTGGCCTGGCGCAACCAGCCGATGCGCTGGCTGCCGACCCAGGTGCATTACCCCGCTGACGGCCTGTCGCACTTCCGGCTGTTCCGCGACAACGTACGCATCTCGGCCATGCACACCCGGTTGTTCTTCGGCATGTTGGTGCGCGCGCCGATGATCCTGTGGCGACGGTGGCAGGCATGA
- a CDS encoding acyl-CoA thioesterase, whose amino-acid sequence MRSQGVLHCDTEILVPFFDVDTMNVVWHGHYVKYLEVARCALLDKIGHNYTAMLESGYAWPVIDMQLRYVRGAVFGQTLNVRASLVEWENRLKVNYLITDRDSGERLTRASTVQVAVEIASREMQLASPKVFTEAVEKALS is encoded by the coding sequence ATGCGTAGCCAGGGCGTGCTGCATTGCGACACTGAAATCCTCGTGCCGTTTTTTGACGTCGACACCATGAACGTGGTGTGGCACGGGCATTACGTGAAGTACCTGGAGGTCGCGCGCTGCGCGTTGCTGGACAAGATCGGTCACAACTACACCGCGATGCTGGAATCCGGCTATGCCTGGCCGGTGATCGACATGCAGCTGCGCTACGTGCGCGGCGCGGTGTTCGGCCAGACCCTCAACGTGCGCGCCAGCCTGGTGGAGTGGGAGAACCGTTTGAAGGTCAATTACCTGATCACAGACCGAGACAGTGGCGAACGTCTGACCCGCGCCAGCACCGTGCAAGTGGCAGTGGAAATCGCCAGTCGCGAGATGCAGTTGGCCTCACCCAAAGTATTCACCGAAGCCGTCGAAAAGGCCCTGTCATGA
- a CDS encoding HAL/PAL/TAL family ammonia-lyase: MTTHLEPVTFGERALRIEDVLALANRQAPTQLQDDAAYRQRIAKGAQFLDSLLDKEGVIYGVTTGYGDSCVVAVPLQHVEALPRHLYTFHGCGLGKLLDAQATRAVLAARLQSLCHGVSGVRVELLERLHAFLEHDVLPLIPEEGSVGASGDLTPLSYVAATLSGEREVMFRGERRQAADVHRELGWEPLVLRPKEALALMNGTAVMTGLACLAFARADYLLQLATRITALNVVALQGNPEHFDERLFAAKPHPGQMQVAAWLRKDLAIDAPTAPLHRLQDRYSLRCAPHVLGVLADSLNWLRSFIEIELNSANDNPIIDAEEERVLHGGHFYGGHIAFAMDSLKTLVANVADLLDRQLALLVDVRYNHGLPSNLSGAPADRAMINHGFKAVQIGTSAWTAEALKNTMPASVFSRSTECHNQDKVSMGTIAARDAIRVLELTEQVAAATLLAANQGVWLRAQAEDARPLPPALAAMHEELAKDFPPVIEDRALEGELRLCLQRIAEQHWRLHA, from the coding sequence ATGACGACGCATCTTGAGCCGGTAACCTTTGGCGAACGCGCTTTGCGCATCGAAGACGTGTTGGCCCTGGCCAACCGTCAGGCGCCGACCCAATTGCAGGACGATGCCGCCTATCGCCAGCGCATCGCCAAGGGCGCGCAGTTCCTCGACTCGCTGCTGGACAAGGAAGGCGTGATCTACGGCGTGACCACCGGCTACGGCGACTCGTGCGTGGTGGCGGTGCCGTTGCAGCACGTCGAAGCGTTGCCGCGTCATCTGTACACCTTCCACGGTTGCGGCTTGGGCAAGCTGCTCGACGCCCAGGCCACCCGCGCCGTGCTGGCGGCGCGTTTGCAGTCGCTGTGCCACGGAGTGTCCGGCGTGCGCGTGGAGCTGCTGGAACGCCTGCATGCCTTCCTGGAACACGACGTGCTGCCGCTGATCCCGGAAGAAGGTTCGGTGGGCGCCAGCGGTGATCTGACGCCGCTGTCCTACGTGGCCGCGACCCTGTCCGGCGAACGCGAAGTGATGTTCCGTGGCGAACGCCGCCAAGCCGCCGACGTGCACCGCGAGCTGGGCTGGGAACCGCTGGTGCTGCGCCCCAAGGAAGCCCTGGCACTGATGAACGGCACCGCCGTGATGACCGGCCTGGCCTGCCTGGCTTTCGCCCGCGCCGACTACCTGCTGCAACTGGCCACGCGCATCACCGCGCTGAACGTAGTTGCGCTGCAAGGCAACCCGGAACACTTCGACGAGCGCCTGTTCGCCGCCAAGCCGCACCCTGGGCAGATGCAAGTCGCCGCCTGGCTGCGCAAGGACCTGGCCATCGACGCGCCGACCGCGCCGTTGCATCGCCTGCAGGACCGTTACTCGCTGCGCTGCGCGCCCCACGTCCTTGGCGTGCTGGCTGACAGCCTGAACTGGCTGCGCTCGTTCATCGAGATCGAACTGAACAGCGCCAACGACAACCCGATCATCGACGCCGAGGAAGAACGCGTGCTGCACGGTGGGCATTTCTACGGCGGGCACATCGCCTTCGCCATGGACAGCCTCAAGACCCTCGTGGCCAACGTCGCTGACCTGCTCGACCGCCAGCTCGCGCTGCTGGTGGACGTGCGCTACAACCACGGCCTGCCGAGCAACCTGTCCGGCGCGCCAGCCGACCGCGCCATGATCAACCACGGCTTCAAGGCCGTGCAGATCGGCACCAGCGCCTGGACCGCCGAAGCCTTGAAAAATACCATGCCGGCCAGCGTGTTCTCGCGTTCCACCGAGTGCCACAACCAGGACAAAGTGAGCATGGGCACCATCGCCGCCCGCGATGCGATCCGTGTGCTGGAGCTGACCGAACAGGTCGCCGCTGCCACGCTGCTCGCCGCCAACCAAGGCGTGTGGCTGCGCGCCCAGGCCGAAGATGCGCGACCGTTGCCACCCGCATTGGCAGCAATGCACGAAGAACTGGCCAAGGACTTCCCACCTGTCATCGAAGACCGCGCCCTCGAAGGCGAACTGCGCCTGTGCCTGCAACGCATTGCCGAGCAACACTGGAGGCTGCATGCGTAG
- a CDS encoding acyl-CoA synthetase family protein — MNGLKLEHLLLEPLEQRPVTTEPAMNHAQLWAQSLSLAAGLQARGIQRLAVYLEDAGLLAIALLGAWRAGVSVLLPADLQPQTRQRWDEAVDAWLTEATDLDTLYQAPLTAAALDLDACDLSLCTSGSSGEPKRIDKTLRQLANEVEALETLWGPDLKDACIIGSVATQHIYGLLFRVLWPLCAGRTFVRKQLAFPEDLQRASREHARFAWVASPALLKRMGDNLDWPALSQVSRVFSSGGALPVEAAGSLYDRLQQWPTEILGSSETGGIAWRQGAQPWQPFADVHLSQDADGALRIASPYLPEGHVEQTADAARIHADGRFELLGRLDRIVKLEEKRISLPMLEHALMTHPWVAETRLGVVQENRASLGALVVLSAEGLHALRNQGRRTLTQTLRQHLSQHCEALALPRRWRLLRQLPLNSQGKLPQAQVEALLLAPRPKAPEVLEQVEADGEWTLQLSVPPDLAYFSGHFPVTPVLPGVVQVEWAFNLGQQLLDLPATFAGMEVLKFQQLVRPGDAIELHLRFDRERGKLYFAYRNGVAACSSGRILLEAAHA; from the coding sequence ATGAATGGGTTGAAACTTGAGCACTTGTTGCTTGAGCCGCTGGAACAGCGTCCGGTCACCACCGAACCTGCAATGAACCATGCCCAGTTGTGGGCGCAGTCCCTGAGCCTGGCCGCAGGCCTGCAAGCGCGCGGCATCCAGCGCCTGGCCGTGTACCTGGAAGATGCCGGCCTGCTGGCGATTGCCCTGCTGGGCGCCTGGCGCGCCGGGGTCAGCGTGTTGCTGCCCGCAGACCTGCAACCTCAGACCCGCCAACGCTGGGACGAGGCCGTCGATGCCTGGCTGACCGAAGCGACAGACCTGGACACGCTGTACCAGGCGCCACTGACCGCTGCCGCACTCGATCTGGACGCTTGCGACCTGAGCCTGTGCACCTCCGGGTCCAGCGGCGAGCCCAAGCGCATCGACAAGACCCTGCGCCAGCTGGCCAACGAGGTCGAAGCCCTGGAAACGCTGTGGGGACCGGACCTTAAGGACGCCTGCATCATCGGCAGCGTCGCCACCCAGCATATCTACGGTTTGCTATTTCGTGTGTTGTGGCCGCTGTGCGCCGGCCGCACTTTCGTGCGCAAGCAACTGGCCTTCCCAGAAGACTTGCAGCGCGCCAGCCGCGAGCATGCCCGGTTCGCCTGGGTCGCCAGCCCGGCGTTGCTCAAGCGCATGGGCGACAATCTCGACTGGCCGGCGCTGAGCCAGGTGTCACGGGTATTTTCCTCCGGCGGCGCATTGCCGGTGGAAGCCGCCGGCAGCCTGTACGACCGTTTGCAACAATGGCCCACAGAAATCCTCGGCAGTTCGGAAACCGGCGGTATCGCCTGGCGCCAGGGTGCGCAGCCTTGGCAACCGTTTGCCGACGTGCACCTGAGCCAGGACGCCGACGGCGCCTTGCGCATCGCTTCACCGTATTTGCCTGAAGGGCATGTCGAACAGACCGCCGACGCCGCGCGCATCCATGCCGATGGCCGTTTCGAGTTGCTCGGGCGCCTGGATCGCATCGTCAAGCTGGAAGAAAAACGCATCTCCCTGCCCATGCTGGAACACGCATTGATGACTCACCCGTGGGTCGCGGAAACGCGCCTGGGTGTGGTGCAGGAAAACCGCGCATCCCTGGGTGCCCTGGTGGTGCTGAGTGCCGAAGGCCTGCATGCCTTGCGCAATCAGGGCCGACGCACGCTCACCCAAACCCTGCGCCAACACTTAAGCCAACATTGCGAAGCCCTGGCGCTGCCGCGTCGCTGGCGTTTACTGAGACAGTTGCCGCTGAACAGCCAAGGCAAACTGCCCCAGGCGCAGGTCGAAGCGCTCTTGTTAGCACCACGACCGAAAGCCCCGGAAGTACTGGAGCAGGTCGAAGCCGATGGCGAATGGACCTTGCAACTGAGCGTCCCGCCAGACCTGGCCTATTTCAGCGGGCACTTTCCGGTCACCCCAGTATTGCCGGGCGTGGTGCAGGTGGAATGGGCGTTCAACCTGGGCCAGCAACTGCTCGATTTACCGGCAACGTTTGCCGGGATGGAAGTGCTCAAGTTCCAGCAATTGGTCCGCCCCGGCGATGCAATAGAGCTGCATCTGCGCTTCGACCGGGAGCGCGGCAAGTTGTACTTCGCCTATCGCAACGGCGTCGCGGCCTGCTCCAGCGGCCGGATTTTACTGGAGGCCGCGCATGCATAA
- a CDS encoding acyl carrier protein, with protein MQTRDDIFNTLRDALVELFELPPERVTLDANLYQDLEIDSIDAVDLIDHIKRQTGKKIAAEEFKAVRTVNDVVEAVYRLVTPAA; from the coding sequence ATGCAAACTCGTGACGATATTTTCAACACCTTGCGCGACGCCTTGGTGGAACTGTTTGAACTGCCGCCGGAACGCGTCACCCTTGACGCCAACCTGTACCAGGACCTGGAAATCGACAGCATCGACGCCGTCGACTTGATCGACCACATCAAGCGCCAGACCGGCAAGAAGATCGCCGCCGAAGAATTCAAGGCCGTGCGCACCGTCAACGACGTGGTTGAGGCGGTGTACCGTCTGGTCACGCCTGCCGCATGA
- a CDS encoding phosphopantetheine-binding protein, whose amino-acid sequence MSDQHRLEHDIKTLIIEALGLEDISVDDIGSEQTLFGEGLGLDSVDALELGLAIQKKYGIKIDADAKDTRNHFTNVASLAAFVTARQAA is encoded by the coding sequence ATGAGCGACCAACACCGCCTTGAGCACGACATAAAGACGCTGATCATCGAGGCCCTGGGCCTGGAAGACATCAGTGTCGACGACATCGGCAGCGAGCAGACCCTGTTCGGCGAAGGCCTCGGCCTGGATTCGGTAGACGCCCTGGAATTGGGCCTGGCGATCCAGAAAAAGTACGGTATCAAGATCGATGCCGACGCCAAGGACACCCGCAATCACTTCACCAACGTGGCCAGCCTTGCGGCGTTCGTCACGGCCAGACAGGCAGCTTGA
- a CDS encoding outer membrane lipoprotein carrier protein LolA, translating into MKWITFLGALLLSLHAHAFDLQQLSEQLAKPSVIHGSFTQEKHLRALPQPLVSKGTFVLAKDHGLLWLLKTPLQQDYRISAQGIARRDANGWQLLPNKSAGAEQNRLFLAVLQGDSSGLQRDFELQLQGEAKQWKLTLIPRSLLLKQVFTQINIDGGDLVQTIELLETQGDSTVLRMQDSTASQPLSEAEQHDFAQ; encoded by the coding sequence ATGAAATGGATCACCTTTCTGGGTGCGCTGCTGCTGTCGCTGCATGCCCACGCCTTCGATCTGCAACAGCTCAGCGAGCAGTTGGCCAAACCCAGCGTGATCCACGGCAGCTTCACCCAGGAAAAACACCTGCGCGCCCTGCCCCAGCCCTTGGTCAGCAAAGGCACCTTTGTGCTGGCGAAAGACCACGGCCTGCTGTGGCTGCTGAAAACCCCATTGCAACAGGACTACCGCATCAGCGCCCAGGGCATCGCCCGCCGTGACGCCAATGGCTGGCAACTGCTGCCGAACAAGAGTGCCGGCGCCGAGCAGAATCGCCTGTTCCTGGCCGTGCTCCAGGGCGACAGCAGCGGCTTGCAGCGTGACTTCGAATTGCAGCTGCAAGGCGAGGCGAAACAATGGAAGCTCACGCTGATCCCGCGTTCACTGTTGCTCAAGCAGGTGTTCACCCAGATCAACATCGACGGCGGCGACTTGGTGCAGACCATCGAATTGCTGGAAACCCAAGGCGACAGCACTGTTTTGCGCATGCAGGACAGCACCGCCAGCCAACCCCTGAGCGAAGCGGAGCAACACGACTTTGCCCAGTGA